The proteins below come from a single Lineus longissimus chromosome 5, tnLinLong1.2, whole genome shotgun sequence genomic window:
- the LOC135488615 gene encoding uncharacterized protein LOC135488615, which translates to MVKAKDSTYEESAETPDVSASNIWHGFTQDTTFHGVRFVTMHQAGLFRRLAWAVVILVASVYLVYQIQERVRFYSKEPILVSVDIVFNDTLKFPVIAICNQNQFKFSAAVKDKSNSYLEQFFNKELTPHVSVQKSDPNATTPITPKPPVGLCTKSKANYEAFLNKTWEYLLSHLGHLPQDMIARCRFGNENCSWENFDPIMTDHGLCYKFKGLKSPTTGVYKLPDTKTAGSKAGLNLLLNTESYEYSPGPHASAGFKVVVYEPGDLPVFGSQGEGIAPGTYTFVGLSYDETLRINSKTTNCTHGTKLKYFDSYSQLACLEDCEARKFVERCGCRKSSRWKDDGTPLCTVADSLSCNGIESTTTNITNTGCVVCDAPCESGNFPTSFSFLKTSKNDITKLDGNFLEKMMKANQEARDLRSNTDTNLYQKYLGPMKTFKETAVNARKVYGEIFSADVNKHRENFTKMADRCKHSLNKTARYFGVMGQIYDEFFYSPASLRFPDVTLGAKTLAMNVEEALKIITSQKRSPTTDEGDFVRMVKFELKNMNSTLRDSVSTLKDIQERYTSASPVMPYLTPADIVADLPTYDGFFFKKPIVDSAENVLNKGRCNEYYNLAEANQAHVKTLLDTLNSHDSTKPVDWATFTAKRDSFITDTLKLANKRVEVMKKFLQGAMEYVDWKNQTMLQHEAASKAMTDGMINDLDFRFSDFKINAKYEAWVDNLKDKGLLDMSKIAKDGKAADQGIRSERFQYTIYKLREYLTEANARFARLKEIFDVWENYVYLASHLANNEITWVPGAVPNTRRKNGEKMTEVALDINACWYMISTKVQKVYWRQYFDQVKGDLERVVEVIAPEFEDLKASLDEYSGELEPTGTFYKNNFAEVDMYFQEMSYRKVEQQLAYDIVALLSDIGGSMGLLVGGSCLTVIELIDTVVIVCQLCLTKAKRIGTKGQTKNIQ; encoded by the exons ATGGTCAAAGCCAAGGATTCGACATATGAGGAGAGTGCGGAAACTCCCGATGTATCAGCTAGCAATATCTGGCATGGCTTCACCCAGGATACCACCTTTCATGGGGTGCGCTTTGTCACCATGCACCAGGCAGGCCTTTTCAGAAG ACTTGCATGGGCAGTGGTCATTCTCGTCGCCAGTGTTTACCTCGTCTACCAGATCCAGGAACGAGTGCGCTTCTACTCAAAGGAACCAATCCTTGTCTCCGTTGATATTGTATTCAATGATACACTGAAGTTCCCCGTCATAGCCATTTGCAACCAGAACCAATTCAA ATTTAGTGCTGCAGTTAAGGATAAGTCGAACTCCTACTTAGAACAATTCTTCAACAAGGAATTGACTCCCCATGTCAGCGTCCAAAAGTCTGACCCAAACGCCACAACACCCATCACGCCCAAACCCCCGGTCGGACTTTGTACGAAAAGCAAAGCAAATTATGAAGCATTCTTGAATAAAACGTGGGAGTATCTTCTCAGCCATCTCGGGCATCTGCCACAAGACATGATCGCCAG GTGTCGCTTTGGTAACGAAAATTGCAGCTGGGAAAACTTCGATCCGATCATGACAGACCACGGACTGTGCTACAAATTCAAAGGTCTGAAGTCTCCAACGACAGGCGTGTACAAACTGCCAGACACGAAAACGGCAG GTTCAAAAGCGGGACTCAATTTACTCCTAAACACTGAAAGTTATGAATACTCCCCGGGTCCACACGCATCCGCGGGCTTCAAAGTGGTGGTCTACGAGCCTGGTGACCTTCCTGTATTCGGATCGCAAGGAGAAGGTATCGCCCCTGGAACATATACGTTTGTTGGCTTAAGTTATGACGAG ACACTTCGGATCAACAGCAAGACAACAAATTGTACGCATGGGACCAAACTAAAGTATTTTGACAGTTACTCGCAGCTGGCATGTCTTGAAGATTGTGAGGCCAGGAAGTTTGTGGAGAGGTGCGGGTGCAGGAAGTCTTCGCGCTGGAAGGATGACG GTACTCCGCTCTGTACAGTGGCAGATTCGTTATCGTGTAACG GTATCGAAAGCACTACCACAAACATCACCAACACAGGGTGTGTCGTCTGTGACGCTCCATGCGAATCCGGAAACTTCCCGACAAGCTTTTCGTTCCTGAAGACCTCCAAAAACGACATCACAAAACTTGACGGTAATTTCCTGGAGAAGATGATGAAGGCCAACCAGGAGGCCCGTGACCTCCGCAGCAACACCGACACAAATTTGTACCAGAAGTATTTAGGTCCAATGAAAACGTTTAAAGAAACAGCAGTTAACGCCCGAAAGGTATACGGCGAAATATTTTCTGCTGACGTCAACAAGCACAGGGAAAACTTTACGAAGATGGCTGACAGGTGTAAACACTCCCTGAACAAAACGGCACGATATTTCGGGGTGATGGGTCAAATATATGATGAGTTCTTCTACAGTCCGGCCTCACTACGCTTCCCTGATGTGACGCTGGGAGCAAAGACATTAGCCATGAACGTCGAAGAGGCACTCAAGATCATTACAAGCCAGAAACGATCCCCGACAACGGACGAAGGAGACTTCGTACGGATGGTGAAATTTGAGCTGAAAAACATGAATTCCACTCTCCGCGACTCCGTCAGCACGTTAAAGGATATCCAGGAGAGATACACTTCCGCTTCTCCAGTCATGCCGTACTTGACGCCAGCAGACATCGTCGCGGACTTACCAACTTACGATGGCTTCTTCTTCAAAAAGCCAATCGTTGATTCAGCGGAGAATGTATTGAATAAGGGACGCTGCAATGAATACTACAACCTCGCCGAAGCCAACCAAGCCCACGTGAAAACTCTCCTCGACACATTGAACTCGCACGATTCGACAAAACCGGTCGACTGGGCAACATTTACGGCGAAGAGGGATTCGTTTATAACGGATACGCTGAAATTAGCCAATAAACGAGTCGAAGTGATGAAGAAGTTTCTCCAAGGCGCGATGGAGTATGTGGATTGGAAGAACCAAACAATGCTTCAGCACGAGGCAGCTTCTAAAGCAATGACTGACGGAATGATTAACGACCTGGATTTCAGGTTCTCTGACTTCAAAATAAATGCAAAATACGAGGCCTGGGTTGATAACCTTAAGGATAAGGGACTTTTGGACATGAGCAAGATTGCAAAAGATGGCAAAGCAGCTGACCAAGGAATCAGATCCGAACGCTTTCAGTACACGATTTATAAACTTCGGGAGTACCTAACGGAGGCCAATGCGAGATTCGCGCGTTTGAAGGAGATCTTCGATGTGTGGGAAAACTACGTATATTTAGCCAGTCATCTTGCAAACAACGAAATAACATGGGTCCCAGGGGCTGTGCCAAACACCAGGCGGAAGAATGGAGAGAAAATGACCGAGGTCGCTCTGGACATAAATGCATGCTGGTATATGATCTCTACAAAAGTTCAGAAAGTTTACTGGAGGCAGTATTTCGATCAAGTGAAAGGTGACCTTGAGAGAGTGGTAGAGGTCATTGCCCCGGAGTTTGAGGACCTGAAAGCATCGCTGGATGAGTATTCTGGAGAACTGGAGCCAACCGGAACATTCTATAA GAACAACTTCGCGGAGGTGGACATGTACTTCCAGGAAATGTCGTACCGAAAGGTGGAGCAGCAGTTGGCGTATGACATTGTCGCCTTACTCA
- the LOC135487954 gene encoding uncharacterized protein LOC135487954, with the protein MLDNEIIKELIPKIGTRMKFARKYRNLLLCNSHDSSLGNVTGGLKTLFIHLRMSHALTYAVEQSVVAMQLLPIMLPPRPTKGHRPSVTEAMSSFIQFKQVTTNIPSFLQDLPSGAVQPFVLALGDRTSPTQAFLIIEKNALEYPTLLKAVEACFRLCMFLT; encoded by the exons ATGTTGGACAATGAAATAATAAAGGAGCTGATTCCAAAAATTGGTACCAGAATGAAGTTTGCAAGGAAGTACCGCAATCTACTACTATGTAATAGTCATGATAGTAGTCTTGGG AATGTGACAGGAGGAttaaaaacattatttatcCACCTGCGGATGTCGCATGCACTAACCTATGCTG TGGAACAGAGTGTAGTTGCAATGCAACTTCTACCGATCATGCTGCCCCCCAGgccaacaaaaggtcatagACCATCCGTGACTGAGGCAATGTCATCGTTCATACAGTTCAAGCAG GTGACAACAAATATCCCCTCATTCCTTCAGGACCTCCCAAGTGGAGCTGTGCAGCCCTTCGTGTTGGCTCTTGGGGATAGAACCTCTCCAACGCAGGCATTTCTTATAATTGAGAAGAACGCTTTAGAATATCCAACACTGCTGAAGGCCGTTGAGGCCTGTTTTAGGCTTTGTATGTTCTTGACATAG
- the LOC135487907 gene encoding uncharacterized protein LOC135487907, whose translation MCDTLKMGVTVPEKSVALVETKDPKYEESAETPDVSASNIWHGFTQDTTFHGVRFVTMHQAGLFRRLAWAVVILAASVYLVYQIQERVRFYSKEPILVAVDIVFNDTLRFPVIAICNQNQFKFSAAVKDKSNSYLAQFFNNELTPPVSVQKSDPNATTPITPKPPVGLCTKSKANYEAFLNKTWEYLLSHLGHLPQDMIARCRFGNENCSWENFDPIMTDHGLCYKFKGLKCPTTGVYKLPDTKAAGSKAGLNLLLNTESYEYSPGPHASAGFKVVVYEPGDLPVFESQGEGIAPGTYTFVGLSYDETLRINSKTTNCTHGTKLKYFDSYSQLACLEDCEARKFVERCGCRKSSRWKDDGTPLCTVADSLSCNGIESTTTNITNTGCVVCDAPCESVNFPTSFSFLKTSKNDITKLDGHFLEKMMKANQEARDLRSNTDTNLYQKYLGPMKTFKETAVNARKVYGEIFSADVNKHRENFTKVADRCKHSLNKTARYFGVMGQIYDEFFYSPASLRFPDVTLGAKTLAMNVEEALKIITSQKRPPTTDEGDFVRMVKFELKNMNSTLRDSVSTLKDIQERYTSASPVMPYLTPADIVAALPTYDGFFFKRPIVDSAENVLNKGRCNEYYNLAEANQAHLKTLLDTLNSHDSTKPVDWATFTAKRDSFITDTLKLANKRVEVMKKFLQGAMEYVDWKNQTMLQHEAASKAMTDGMINDLDFRFSDFKINAKYEAWVDNLKDKGLLDMSKIAKDAKAADQGIESERFQYTIYKLREYLTEANARFSRLKEIFDVWKNYVYSVSHLTTILIVWVQGGPQQPTWKKGDKMATVALDKFACSLFLQDTNNQRKVYWSQYFEQVKSDLQRVVEVIAPQFEELKALLDEYSGELEPTGTFYKNNFAEVDIYFQEMSYRKVEQQLAYDIVALLSDIGGSMGLLVGGSCLTVMELIDTVIIVCQLCLAKRKKIGPKGQTINVVEQRF comes from the exons ATGTGCGACACACTCAAGATGGGCGTCACAGTCCCCGAG AAATCtgtcgccttggtcgaaaccaAGGATCCGAAATATGAGGAGAGTGCGGAAACTCCCGATGTATCAGCTAGCAATATCTGGCATGGCTTCACCCAGGATACCACCTTTCATGGGGTGCGCTTTGTCACCATGCACCAGGCAGGCCTTTTCAGAAG ACTTGCATGGGCAGTGGTCATCCTCGCCGCCAGTGTCTACCTCGTCTACCAGATCCAGGAACGAGTGCGCTTCTACTCAAAGGAACCAATCCTTGTCGCTGTTGATATTGTATTCAATGATACACTGAGGTTCCCCGTCATAGCCATTTGCAACCAAAACCAATTCAA ATTTAGTGCTGCAGTTAAGGATAAGTCGAACTCCTACTTAGCACAATTCTTCAACAACGAATTGACTCCCCCAGTCAGCGTCCAAAAGTCTGACCCAAACGCCACAACACCCATCACGCCCAAACCCCCGGTCGGACTTTGTACGAAGAGCAAAGCAAATTATGAAGCATTCTTGAATAAAACGTGGGAGTATCTTCTCAGCCATCTGGGGCATCTGCCACAAGACATGATCGCCAG GTGTCGCTTTGGTAACGAAAATTGCAGCTGGGAAAACTTCGATCCGATCATGACAGACCACGGACTGTGCTACAAATTCAAAGGTCTGAAGTGTCCAACGACAGGCGTGTACAAACTGCCAGACACGAAAGCGGCAG GTTCAAAAGCGGGACTCAATTTACTCCTAAACACTGAAAGTTATGAATACTCCCCGGGTCCACACGCATCCGCGGGCTTCAAAGTGGTGGTCTACGAGCCTGGTGACCTTCCTGTATTCGAATCGCAAGGAGAAGGCATCGCCCCTGGAACATATACGTTTGTTGGCTTAAGTTATGACGAG ACACTTCGGATCAACAGCAAGACAACAAATTGTACGCATGGGACCAAACTAAAGTATTTTGACAGTTACTCGCAGCTGGCATGTCTTGAAGATTGTGAGGCCAGGAAGTTTGTGGAGAGGTGCGGGTGCAGGAAGTCTTCGCGCTGGAAGGATGACG GTACTCCGCTCTGTACAGTGGCAGATTCGTTATCGTGTAACG GTATCGAAAGCACTACCACAAACATCACCAACACAGGGTGTGTCGTCTGTGACGCTCCATGCGAATCCGTCAACTTCCCGACAAGCTTTTCGTTCCTGAAGACCTCCAAAAACGACATCACAAAACTTGACGGTCATTTCCTGGAGAAGATGATGAAGGCCAACCAGGAGGCCCGTGACCTCCGCAGCAACACCGACACAAATTTGTACCAGAAGTATTTAGGTCCAATGAAAACTTTTAAAGAAACAGCAGTTAACGCCCGCAAGGTATACGGCGAAATATTTTCTGCTGACGTCAACAAGCACAGGGAAAACTTTACGAAGGTGGCTGACAGGTGTAAACACTCCCTGAACAAAACGGCACGATATTTCGGGGTGATGGGTCAAATCTATGATGAGTTCTTCTACAGTCCGGCCTCACTACGCTTCCCTGATGTGACGCTGGGAGCAAAGACATTAGCCATGAACGTCGAAGAGGCACTCAAGATCATTACAAGCCAGAAGCGACCCCCGACAACGGACGAAGGAGACTTCGTACGGATGGTGAAATTTGAGCTGAAAAACATGAATTCCACTCTCCGCGACTCCGTCAGCACGTTAAAGGATATCCAAGAGAGATACACTTCCGCTTCTCCAGTCATGCCGTACTTGACGCCAGCAGACATCGTCGCGGCCTTACCAACTTACGATGGCTTCTTCTTCAAAAGGCCAATCGTTGATTCAGCGGAAAATGTATTGAATAAGGGACGCTGCAATGAATACTACAACCTCGCCGAAGCCAACCAAGCCCACCTGAAAACTCTCCTCGACACATTGAACTCGCACGATTCGACAAAACCGGTCGACTGGGCAACATTTACGGCGAAGAGGGATTCGTTTATAACGGATACGCTGAAATTAGCCAATAAACGAGTCGAAGTGATGAAGAAGTTTCTCCAAGGCGCGATGGAGTATGTGGATTGGAAGAACCAAACAATGCTTCAGCACGAGGCAGCTTCTAAAGCAATGACTGACGGAATGATTAACGACCTGGATTTCAGGTTCTCTGACTTCAAAATAAATGCAAAATACGAGGCCTGGGTTGATAACCTTAAGGATAAGGGACTTTTGGACATGAGTAAGATTGCAAAAGATGCCAAAGCAGCTGACCAAGGAATCGAATCCGAACGCTTTCAGTACACGATTTATAAACTTCGGGAGTACCTAACGGAGGCCAATGCGAGATTCTCGCGTTTGAAGGAGATCTTCGATGTGTGGAAAAACTACGTATATTCAGTCAGTCACCTTACGACCATCCTCATAGTATGGGTCCAAGGGGGTCCGCAACAGCCCACGTGGAAGAAAGGAGACAAAATGGCCACGGTCGCCCTGGACAAATTTGCTTGCTCTCTATTTCTGCAAGATACTAATAATCAGAGAAAAGTTTACTGGAGCCAGTATTTCGAACAAGTGAAAAGTGACCTTCAGAGAGTGGTAGAGGTCATTGCCCCGCAGTTTGAGGAGCTGAAAGCATTGCTGGATGAGTATTCTGGAGAACTGGAGCCAACCGGAACATTCTATAA GAACAACTTCGCGGAGGTGGACATATATTTCCAGGAAATGTCTTACCGAAAGGTGGAGCAGCAGTTGGCGTATGACATTGTCGCCTTACTCA GTGACATCGGAGGGTCCATGGGACTTTTGGTTGGCGGGAGTTGTCTGACCGTGATGGAACTAATAGACACGGTTATCATAGTATGCCAGCTGTGCCTGGCCAAGAGAAAGAAAATTGGACCGAAAGGACAAACAATTAACGTTGTAGAACAACGGTTTTAA
- the LOC135487906 gene encoding uncharacterized protein LOC135487906, which yields MSHISVGNELTDLTMKMDSWEENTSPPATAAKHPQDGYETEPPADEATLGHVWHGFSQDTTFHGVRFVTMHQAGFSRRLLWAFVILAASFYLIYQIQDRINYFLSEPILVSVAITFNDTLRFPSIAICNQNQFRFTAAVDRKYSSYLEQIFNNHDLQSEITLGQLNSSAMNKTFTQNPSKVGIVTRSKQTYERFLGETWENLQTSLGHQVEDMIMRCHFSSEKCSAKDFQAVMTDHGLCYKFKGLNRTGEGYELPYALEAGSREGLNLLLNVESYEYSPGEHESAGFKVVLLDPGDIPMIRSQGEGVGPGTYTFVALKPEKTVRITSRSTRCIQKSRNLSFFDLYTEMACHENCKAKAYLRDHGCRKTSRWNNYDEPSTPLCTVAMTMSLGDDLATNFTTNQTASTDKLEDSKTQSCRQSCLPRCQTMDYDTSFSFLKTAENDINQLDQEVLKKILNDNAKARDYRINTDELRYKEYLDAIKEFKAVTRDTAKVYGSAFADSVENNNVKFRRETSRCHISLNETATYFSKMFDFYNQYFYGPAAGNFPDVTSGTRSLIRNVEEALRPTVDANFKKSVEFEIVSARIALKDSMVALEEILYKYGNYTPVVPDTNITDYNNTVGFGGIYMTKPLKNVVLDTGTNKLTDEYYEIATKNVNFLKSLALEMSNEKFVNAGKQRFLDDMSKLSYIRRNLIERFQKPSLVSEWISATLLKTIGEAETIGYTMLSDMFGHFYNFVTNSAYDNWVASLSESGFLNVSIYAKVAHKADSGPLEKRFSSIVVKMHQHLIESFQRFSRLETNFKLYEKKVSEASNTARSNIEGGVPESQLRQLLGILELSSCSYIGTSNKGWWFRYFPMQKEAIKKVQDLILSRFEKLKSLLLQYIGNLDGDGIFYKENFVAVDVFFKEMSYQTVKQTIAYDVTALLSDIGGSMGLLIGGSCLTVCELIDTIAFSIAVFWARRAKTNVQKAPRQQKAPDGWM from the exons ATGAGTCACATAAGCGTTGGCAATGAGTTGACGGACCTAACCATGAAGATGGATTCCTGGGAGGAG AATACCAGCCCACCGGCCACAGCGGCCAAACATCCTCAGGATGGATACGAAACTGAACCTCCGGCCGATGAGGCAACTCTTGGCCATGTGTGGCATGGATTCAGCCAAGACACCACCTTCCACGGCGTACGCTTCGTCACGATGCATCAAGCTGGCTTCAGCAGAAG GCTACTTTGGGCGTTTGTTATCCTTGCTGCCAGCTTCTACCTAATTTATCAGATCCAGGACCGTATCAATTACTTCCTGAGCGAACCTATCCTGGTCTCCGTCGCAATCACTTTTAATGACACCCTCCGGTTCCCGTCCATCGCGATCTGCAACCAGAACCAGTTTCG GTTTACTGCTGCCGTCGACAGGAAGTACAGCTCGTATCTGGAACAGATATTCAACAATCACGACTTGCAATCGGAAATCACACTGGGGCAACTGAACAGCTCGGCAATGAACAAAACGTTCACACAAAACCCATCAAAAGTGGGAATCGTGACCAGAAGTAAGCAAACGTACGAGAGGTTCCTGGGCGAAACGTGGGAAAACTTACAGACATCACTCGGTCATCAGGTGGAGGACATGATCATGAG GTGTCACTTCTCCTCCGAAAAGTGCAGCGCTAAAGACTTTCAAGCAGTTATGACAGATCACGGACTCTGTTATAAGTTCAAAGGACTGAATCGAACTGGAGAAGGGTACGAACTTCCATATGCGCTAGAAGCAG GCTCGAGAGAGGGCTTGAATCTGCTCCTTAATGTGGAAAGCTACGAATATTCACCAGGCGAACATGAGTCGGCAGGCTTCAAGGTGGTCTTGTTAGATCCCGGCGATATCCCAATGATCAGGTCCCAGGGAGAGGGGGTCGGACCCGGCACGTATACATTCGTGGCTTTGAAACCAGAAAAG ACAGTACGGATCACCAGCCGATCGACCAGATGCATACAAAAGAGCCGTAATTTGTCGTTTTTCGATCTGTACACGGAGATGGCCTGCCATGAAAACTGCAAGGCCAAGGCATACTTGAGAGATCATGGCTGTCGAAAAACTTCCAGGTGGAATAACTATGATGAGCCGA GTACTCCACTGTGTACAGTTGCCATGACTATGAGTCTGGGGGATGATCTAG CAACAAACTTTACTACAAACCAAACTGCATCGACTGACAAGCTAGAGGACTCGAAGACGCAATCATGTCGTCAATCATGCCTGCCTCGATGCCAGACAATGGACTATGACACAAGCTTCTCTTTTCTGAAGACCGCGGAAAATGACATCAACCAACTGGACCAAGAAGTACTGAAAAAGATATTGAACGATAACGCAAAGGCCCGTGACTATCGCATCAACACTGACGAACTCCGATACAAGGAGTACTTGGACGcgatcaaggaattcaaagcaGTGACCCGGGATACAGCCAAGGTTTATGGCTCGGCGTTTGCCGATTCCGTCGAAAATAACAATGTGAAATTTCGGCGGGAGACATCAAGATGCCACATATCTTTGAACGAAACAGCCACctatttcagcaaaatgttcGATTTTTACAACCAATATTTCTATGGTCCAGCTGCGGGGAACTTCCCCGATGTGACTAGTGGCACTCGGTCCTTGATTAGAAACGTTGAAGAGGCTTTGCGTCCCACGGTCGATGCTAATTTCAAGAAGTCGGTCGAGTTTGAAATCGTGAGTGCGCGGATCGCTCTGAAAGACTCCATGGTTGCCCTGGAGGAAATCCTCTACAAGTACGGAAACTATACTCCCGTTGTCCCAGACACCAATATCACCGATTACAACAATACTGTAGGTTTTGGTGGCATTTACATGACCAAGCCATTAAAGAATGTTGTGTTGGATACCGGAACGAATAAACTTACCGATGAATATTACGAAATTGCAACCAAAAACGTCAACTTTTTGAAAAGCCTCGCGCTGGAGATGTCCAATGAAAAGTTTGTCAATGCGGGGAAGCAGAGATTTCTCGATGACATGTCAAAGCTGAGTTATATACGGAGGAACCTGATTGAGAGGTTCCAGAAGCCGTCTCTTGTATCCGAGTGGATTAGCGCGACATTGCTGAAGACCATAGGCGAGGCCGAAACCATAGGTTATACGATGTTGAGTGATATGTTTGGTCACTTCTACAACTTTGTGACGAATTCAGCCTACGACAATTGGGTGGCGAGTCTGAGCGAGTCAGGGTTTCTCAATGTCAGCATTTACGCCAAAGTCGCACATAAGGCGGATAGTGGTCCACTCGAGAAGCGGTTCAGTTCAATTGTCGTCAAAATGCACCAGCACCTCATCGAGTCCTTTCAACGATTCTCTCGTCTTGAAACCAACTTTAAATTGTATGAGAAAAAGGTATCAGAAGCATCAAATACGGCCAGGAGCAATATAGAAGGAGGTGTACCTGAATCGCAGTTACGCCAATTgcttggcatattggaattgaGTTCGTGTTCCTACATTGGGACGTCCAACAAAGGGTGGTGGTTCAGGTACTTTCCGATGCAGAAGGAGGCTATCAAGAAAGTCCAGGATCTCATTCTGTCAAGGTTTGAGAAGCTAAAGTCGCTGCTGCTTCAGTACATTGGGAATTTGGACGGAGATGGAATTTTCTATAA GGAAAACTTCGTTGCCGTAGATGTGTTTTTCAAGGAGATGTCGTACCAAACCGTGAAGCAGACCATAGCCTACGATGTCACCGCCTTACTCA GCGACATTGGTGGCTCGATGGGCCTTCTGATCGGCGGGAGCTGCTTGACGGTATGTGAGCTTATTGACACCATCGCCTTCAGCATAGCAGTATTTTGGGCACGAAGAGCGAAGACGAATGTTCAGAAGGCACCACGTCAACAAAAAGCACCGGACGGCTGGATGTGA
- the LOC135487959 gene encoding uncharacterized protein LOC135487959, whose translation MKTCVFMLVLGLAVLEGVLSYTTYPRKPVRVGSVGDHRSLGGRHGGGGWSGGSRGHGGGGGFGGIGGGGGFGGIGSRGPFVVAKHLHRRSAAMPQPGRVIALDPEDRRGGGPAGRMRPGPQYNTACLRCWGLGGGFGGGLGGGVVSKRSVGIVPRSRRPGGIHARDFVTGGSTFRSLWCRLCLTQGREPDDELMLLID comes from the exons ATGAAGACTTGCGTATTCATGTTGGTGCTTGGACTTGCAGTATTAGAGGGAGTTCTTTCAT ATACGACTTATCCACGTAAACCTGTTCGAGTCGGAAGTGTCGGTGACCACAGGTCATTAGGGGGACGTCATGGAGGAGGCGGATGGTCGGGAGGGAGTCGCGGTCACGGCGGCGGTGGCGGCTTCGGGGGAATTGGTGGCGGTGGCGGCTTCGGGGGAATTGGAAGTCGCGGCCCATTCGTCGTCGCCAAGCATCTCCACCGGCGGAGCGCTGCCATGCCTCAGCCTGGCCGGGTGATTGCTCTCGATCCAGAGGACCGTAGAGGCGGTGGACCCGCCGGAAGGATGCGGCCCGGGCCCCAATACAACACAGCCTGTCTTCGGTGCTGGGGATTGGGAGGCGGGTTCGGTGGTGGGCTCGGCGGGGGCGTGGTCAGCAAAAGGAGCGTCGGCATCGTTCCACGAAGCCGCCGACCTGGCGGAATTCATGCCCGGGACTTCGTGACTGGCGGCAGCACCTTTCGTAGTTTATGGTGTCGGCTATGTCTTACGCAGGGAAGAGAGCCCGATGATGAGTTGATGCTCCTAATAGACTAA